One window from the genome of Clostridiales bacterium encodes:
- a CDS encoding ABC transporter ATP-binding protein has translation MIKKLAKSVGEYKAAAIVTPIFVSIEVVLECLIPFIIAMLVSAIEVEAGQEININEILMYGGILIGMSLLSLLFGALSGAYCAKASSGFAKNLRRDVFYKIQGFSFENIDKFSTPSLVTRMTTDTNNVQMSFMMIIRIAVRCPLMMIFSLVMTFVMGGNLGWIFAAVIPPLALILFFIMRKAMPRFHRVFKKYDNLNESIQENVRGMRVVKTFVREDYEKQKFDYAATDVQKDFTVAERILAWNNPVMQFFFYGVLSTVLFLGSYVIIKSSGASVDVGSVSQLIVYGMQILVSLMMFSMVFAMITMSVESARRVCEVLDEESTLHSPENAVEDVTDGSVDFDGVSFKYALSAERNVLEGVDLHIKSGETIGIIGGTGSSKTSLVNLISRLYDATEGVVKVGGRDVKEYELNALRNQVAVVLQKNELFSGTIKENLRWGNENATDEELIEACKLAQADEFIRSFPNGYDTYIEQGGANVSGGQKQRLCIARALLKKPKILILDDSTSAVDTRTDALIRKAFREYIPETTKIIIAQRTSSVEDADRIVILDGGRINAVGTHKELLGKNAIYTEVFNTQNKKGADNE, from the coding sequence ATGATCAAGAAATTGGCAAAAAGTGTAGGAGAATACAAGGCAGCTGCGATAGTGACGCCTATTTTCGTGTCGATTGAAGTTGTGTTAGAGTGCTTGATTCCCTTCATTATAGCAATGCTCGTAAGCGCGATCGAGGTAGAAGCAGGGCAGGAAATCAACATTAACGAGATATTAATGTACGGCGGTATACTTATCGGTATGTCGCTGCTATCGCTGTTGTTTGGCGCGCTGTCGGGCGCGTACTGCGCAAAGGCTTCGTCGGGGTTTGCCAAAAACCTGCGTCGCGACGTTTTTTATAAGATACAGGGCTTTTCGTTCGAGAACATAGACAAGTTCTCCACGCCCTCGCTCGTAACGCGTATGACGACAGACACCAACAACGTGCAGATGTCGTTCATGATGATAATTCGTATCGCGGTGCGCTGCCCGCTTATGATGATTTTCTCGCTCGTCATGACTTTTGTTATGGGCGGCAATCTCGGCTGGATATTCGCCGCGGTTATTCCGCCGCTCGCGCTTATACTGTTCTTTATCATGCGCAAGGCGATGCCGCGCTTCCACCGCGTGTTTAAAAAGTACGACAACCTTAACGAGTCGATCCAAGAGAACGTGCGCGGTATGCGCGTTGTCAAGACCTTCGTGCGCGAAGATTACGAAAAGCAGAAGTTCGATTACGCCGCGACCGACGTTCAAAAAGACTTCACCGTGGCGGAGCGCATTCTCGCCTGGAACAACCCCGTCATGCAGTTCTTCTTTTACGGCGTGCTGTCGACGGTGCTTTTCCTCGGCTCGTACGTTATAATCAAATCGAGCGGCGCAAGCGTAGACGTGGGCAGCGTTTCTCAGCTTATCGTGTACGGTATGCAGATACTCGTATCGCTCATGATGTTCTCCATGGTCTTTGCCATGATAACCATGTCGGTCGAGAGCGCGCGCCGCGTATGCGAGGTGCTCGACGAGGAAAGCACTCTGCACAGCCCCGAGAACGCGGTAGAAGATGTTACCGACGGTTCGGTCGACTTCGACGGCGTGAGCTTTAAGTACGCGCTGTCCGCAGAACGTAACGTTCTCGAAGGCGTCGATCTTCATATAAAATCGGGCGAAACGATAGGCATAATCGGCGGTACGGGTTCGAGCAAAACCTCGCTCGTCAACCTGATATCGAGGCTTTACGATGCGACGGAAGGCGTTGTAAAGGTCGGCGGCAGGGACGTAAAAGAATACGAACTCAACGCGCTCAGAAACCAGGTCGCGGTCGTGCTTCAAAAGAACGAGTTGTTCTCGGGCACTATCAAAGAAAACCTGCGCTGGGGCAACGAGAACGCCACCGACGAGGAGCTTATCGAAGCGTGCAAGCTCGCGCAAGCCGACGAGTTCATTCGGTCGTTCCCGAACGGCTACGACACTTACATAGAGCAGGGCGGCGCAAACGTATCGGGCGGTCAAAAGCAAAGATTGTGTATCGCTCGCGCGCTTCTCAAAAAGCCCAAGATTTTGATTCTCGACGACTCGACGAGCGCCGTCGATACGCGCACCGACGCGCTTATCCGTAAGGCGTTCCGCGAGTACATTCCCGAAACGACCAAGATAATCATAGCGCAGCGCACTTCGT